A genome region from Brassica oleracea var. oleracea cultivar TO1000 chromosome C2, BOL, whole genome shotgun sequence includes the following:
- the LOC106326767 gene encoding cellulose synthase A catalytic subunit 3 [UDP-forming] → MESDGETAGKPMTSVGGQICQICSDSVGKTVDGDRFVACDICGFPVCRPCYEYERKHGNQSCPQCKTTYKRHKGSPAIPGDKDEDVFADEATVELNYPQKEKISERMLGWHLTRGKSEEMGQPEYDKEVSHNHLPRLTSRQDTSGEFSAASPERLSVSSTIAGGKRLPYSCDINQSPNRRISDPVGLGNVAWKERVDGWKMKQEKNTGGPVSTQAASERGGGDIDASTDILADEALLNDEARQPLSRKVSIPSSRINPYRMVIMLRLVILCLFLHYRITNPVPNAFTLWLISVICEIWFAFSWILDQFPKWFPVNRETYLDRLALRYDREGEPSQLAAVDIFVSTVDPLKEPPLVTANTVLSILAVDYPVDKVSCYVSDDGAAMLSFEALAETSEFARKWVPFCKKYSIEPRAPEWYFAAKIDYLKDKVQTSFVKDRRAMKREYEEFKIRINALVSKALKCPEEGWVMQDGTPWPGNNTRDHPGMIQVFLGQNGGLDAEGNELPRLVYVSREKRPGFQHHKKAGAMNALVRVSAVLTNGPFILNLDCDHYINNSKALREAMCFLMDPNLGKQVCYVQFPQRFDGIDKNDRYANRNTVFFDINLRGLDGIQGPVYVGTGCVFNRTALYGYEPPIKVKHKKPSLLSKLCGGSRKKNSKSKKDSDKKKSGRHTDSTVPVFNLDDIEEGVEGAGFDDEKALLMSQMSLEKRFGQSAVFVASTLMENGGVPPTETPENLLKEAIHVISCGYEDKSDWGMEIGWIYGSVTEDILTGFKMHARGWRSIYCMPKLPAFKGSAPINLSDRLNQVLRWALGSVEILFSRHCPIWYGYSGRLKFLERFAYVNTTIYPLTSVPLLLYCTLPAVCLFTNQFIIPQISNIASIWFLSLFLSIFATGILEMRWSGVGIDEWWRNEQFWVIGGVSAHLFAVFQGLLKVLAGIDTNFTVTSKASDEDGDFAELYLFKWTTLLIPPTTLLIVNLVGVVAGFSYAINSGYQSWGPLFGKLFFAFWVIVHLYPFLKGLMGRQNRTPTIVVVWSVLLASIFSLLWVRIDPFTKRVTGPDILECGINC, encoded by the exons ATGGAATCCGATGGAGAAACCGCG GGGAAGCCGATGACGAGCGTCGGCGGGCAGATTTGCCAGATCTGCAGCGACAGTGTCGGCAAGACTGTTGATGGCGATCGTTTCGTGGCCTGTGATATCTGTGGATTCCCTGTTTGCAGGCCTTGCTACGAATACGAGAGGAAGCACGGGAATCAATCTTGTCCTCAGTGCAAAACCACTTACAAGAGGCACAAGG GTAGTCCTGCTATTCCCGGTGATAAAGATGAGGATGTATTCGCTGATGAGGCCACCGTTGAGCTTAACTACCCGCAGAAGGAGAAGATTTCGGAGCGGATGCTTGGATGGCATCTTACGCGTGGGAAAAGTGAGGAGATGGGGCAGCCTGAGTATGATAAAGAGGTCTCTCACAATCATCTACCTCGTCTCACCAGTAGACAAGAT ACTTCAGGAGAGTTTTCTGCTGCCTCGCCTGAACGTCTCTCTGTGTCTTCTACTATAGCTGGTGGAAAGCGTCTTCCCTATTCATGTGATATCAATCAATCAC CAAATAGAAGGATTTCGGATCCTGTTGGACTAGGGAATGTAGCTTGGAAGGAGAGAGTTGATGGGTGGAAGATGAAGCAGGAGAAGAATACTGGTGGTCCTGTGAGCACCCAGGCTGCTTCTGAAAGAGGTGGAGGAGATATTGATGCTAGCACTGATATCCTCGCAGATGAGGCTTTACT GAATGACGAAGCGAGGCAGCCTCTGTCAAGGAAAGTTTCGATTCCTTCATCACGGATCAATCCCTACAGGATGGTTATTATGTTGCGGCTTGTTATCCTGTGTCTCTTCTTGCATTACCGTATAACAAATCCAGTGCCAAATGCCTTCACTCTGTGGCTGATCTCAGTGATATGTGAGATCTGGTTTGCCTTTTCCTGGATTTTGGATCAGTTTCCCAAGTGGTTTCCTGTGAACCGTGAAACCTACCTCGACAGGCTTGCTTTAAG ATATGATCGTGAAGGTGAGCCGTCACAGTTAGCCGCTGTGGACATTTTCGTGAGTACTGTTGACCCTTTGAAGGAGCCACCCCTTGTGACAGCCAACACAGTGCTCTCTATTTTGGCGGTTGACTACCCAGTTGACAAGGTGTCTTGTTACGTTTCTGATGATGGTGCTGCCATGTTATCATTTGAAGCACTTGCAGAAACATCAGAGTTTGCTCGTAAATGGGTACCATTCTGCAAGAAATATAGCATTGAGCCTCGCGCACCAGAATGGTATTTTGCTGCGAAAATAGATTACTTGAAGGACAAAGTTCAGACATCATTTGTCAAAGATCGTAGAGCCATGAAG AGGGAGTATGAGGAATTTAAGATCCGAATCAATGCACTTGTTTCCAAGGCCCTAAAGTGTCCTGAAGAAGGGTGGGTTATGCAAGATGGTACACCATGGCCTGGAAATAATACAAGGGACCATCCAGGAATGATTCAG GTTTTCTTAGGGCAAAATGGTGGACTTGATGCGGAGGGCAATGAGCTTCCACGTTTGGTGTATGTTTCTCGAGAAAAGCGACCAGGATTCCAGCACCACAAAAAGGCTGGTGCTATGAATGCACTT GTTAGAGTTTCAGCAGTCCTTACCAATGGACCTTTCATCTTGAATCTTGATTGTGATCATTACATAAATAACAGCAAGGCTTTAAGAGAAGCAATGTGCTTCCTGATGGACCCAAACCTAGGGAAGCAAGTTTGTTATGTTCAGTTCCCTCAAAGATTCGATGGTATTGATAAGAACGATAGATATGCTAATCGTAATACCGTTTTCTTTGAT ATTAACTTGAGAGGTTTGGATGGGATTCAAGGACCTGTATATGTGGGAACTGGGTGTGTTTTCAACAGAACAGCCTTATATGGTTATGAACCTCCAATAAAAGTAAAGCACAAGAAGCCAAGTCTTTTATCTAAGCTCTGTGGTGGATCAAGAAAGAAGAATTCCAAATCTAAGAAAGATTCGGACAAAAAGAAATCAGGCAGGCACACTGACTCAACTGTTCCTGTATTCAACCTCGATGACATTGAAGAGGGAGTTGAAG GCGCTGGTTTTGACGATGAAAAGGCGCTTTTGATGTCGCAAATGAGCCTGGAGAAGCGATTTGGACAGTCTGCTGTTTTTGTTGCTTCTACCCTAATGGAAAATGGCGGTGTTCCTCCTACAGAAACTCCTGAAAACCTTCTCAAAGAGGCTATCCATGTCATTAGCTGTGGTTACGAGGACAAATCAGATTGGGGAATGGAG ATTGGATGGATCTATGGTTCTGTGACAGAAGATATTCTAACTGGCTTCAAAATGCATGCCCGTGGATGGAGATCCATTTACTGTATGCCAAAACTTCCTGCTTTCAAAGGGTCTGCTCCTATCAATCTTTCAGATCGTCTGAACCAAGTGCTGAGGTGGGCTCTAGGTTCCGTTGAGATTCTCTTCAGTCGGCATTGTCCTATATGGTATGGTTACAGTGGAAGGCTTAAGTTTCTTGAGAGGTTTGCGTATGTGAACACCACAATCTACCCACTCACCTCCGTCCCTCTTCTCTTGTACTGTACATTGCCCGCCGTTTGTCTCTTCACCAACCAGTTCATCATCCCTCAG ATCAGTAACATTGCAAGTATATGGTTTCTGTCTCTCTTTCTGTCCATTTTCGCCACGGGTATACTCGAAATGAGGTGGAGCGGCGTAGGCATAGACGAATGGTGGAGAAACGAGCAGTTCTGGGTCATCGGTGGAGTATCAGCTCACTTATTCGCCGTGTTTCAAGGTCTCCTCAAAGTCCTAGCCGGTATCGACACGAACTTCACAGTCACGTCAAAGGCTTCAGACGAAGACGGAGACTTCGCGGAGCTCTACTTGTTCAAATGGACAACGCTTCTGATTCCGCCGACGACGCTGCTGATCGTCAACCTCGTGGGAGTTGTTGCGGGATTCTCTTACGCCATCAACAGTGGATACCAATCGTGGGGACCGCTTTTTGGTAAGCTGTTCTTTGCGTTTTGGGTGATTGTTCACTTGTACCCATTCCTCAAGGGTTTGATGGGGAGACAGAACAGGACTCCGACTATTGTTGTGGTCTGGTCTGTTCTCTTGGCTTCCATCTTCTCCTTGTTGTGGGTTAGGATCGATCCTTTCACTAAACGAGTCACTGGCCCGGACATTCTGGAATGTGGAATCAACTGTTGA
- the LOC106326768 gene encoding ribosomal RNA-processing protein 14-like codes for MAKKKEKVVDSGLDTIKSMVHQHSEFFDTMVELIPARFYLPDETERKWFPGLSKAQKARAKRKTTENLKKARRDRLDPEKSALTTLDLLKQKIEKEKKKLSNVVASDDDDESEEEADHKKAMTDSVTYEELRQRLHRKIDELKGGRGGSERPRSHEKRKKIVPNKRKREKTVEEEDKAKLDVEEAAKDLTFSYFKIDDDEEHGKGTKKRRLSKSRELERALKLEAAKKDPEKGEVIAKKHSWQAATSRAAGIKVHDDPKLLKQSIHKEKKRQEKNAEKWKERVEGQQKVRVEKQQKRSGNIAERIEQNKQRKIAKREKKLLRPGFEGRKEGFVNDGK; via the coding sequence ATGGCAAAGAAAAAGGAGAAAGTTGTTGATTCTGGATTGGATACTATTAAGTCAATGGTTCATCAGCATTCCGAGTTTTTCGATACAATGGTAGAGCTCATCCCCGCGAGATTCTACTTACCTGATGAGACAGAAAGGAAGTGGTTTCCAGGTCTAAGCAAGGCTCAGAAAGCTAGAGCCAAGAGGAAAACGACCGAGAATCTTAAGAAAGCGAGGAGGGATAGGTTGGATCCGGAGAAGTCTGCCTTGACGACTCTTGATTTGCTGAAGCAGAAGATAGAGAAGGAGAAGAAGAAGTTGAGTAATGTGGTCGCTTCTGATGATGATGATGAGAGTGAGGAGGAAGCTGATCACAAGAAGGCTATGACTGATTCTGTTACTTACGAGGAGTTGCGGCAGCGTCTCCACCGCAAGATTGATGAGCTTAAAGGCGGCCGTGGAGGTTCAGAGAGACCAAGAAGCCATGAGAAGAGGAAGAAGATTGTGCCTAATAAGAGAAAGAGGGAGAAGACTGTGGAGGAGGAGGATAAGGCTAAGCTGGATGTGGAAGAAGCTGCTAAGGATCTTACATTCAGTTACTTCAAGATCGACGACGACGAGGAACACGGAAAGGGTACAAAGAAACGGAGGCTCTCCAAGTCTAGAGAGCTCGAGAGAGCTTTGAAGCTGGAAGCTGCTAAGAAGGATCCGGAGAAAGGCGAAGTGATCGCGAAGAAGCACTCGTGGCAGGCGGCTACAAGCAGAGCGGCTGGTATCAAGGTTCACGACGACCCGAAGCTGCTGAAGCAGAGTATTCACAAGGAGAAGAAGAGGCAGGAGAAGAACGCGGAGAAGTGGAAGGAGAGAGTCGAAGGGCAGCAGAAGGTTAGGGTTGAGAAGCAGCAGAAGAGATCAGGGAACATTGCGGAGAGGATTGAGCAGAATAAGCAGAGGAAGATTGCAAAGAGGGAGAAGAAGCTCTTGCGCCCTGGGTTTGAAGGTCGTAAAGAAGGGTTTGTCAATGATGGAAAGTAG
- the LOC106325115 gene encoding uncharacterized protein LOC106325115 — protein sequence MDVSRGFSLITRSDLKIVGNELDEKPNERQSFVKTVVDSDKGALVKRTEVRSGLSVSRSEKSCSTDVNSECASSSNDPMKLWEAMKQNGFLSNPHGGVSASSSHGGIPAPPRKRCRRSKSNDATDMVKKRKVEVARKEEAERFARLAAPSGLLNELNPGIINHVRNKRQVLSIIQSIVKSDKDSMRHHSKNLEDSYSMHYHEEKCVSEDNDTKSGKYSENASSLSSEEAEGLNHASVLTVKAATVASQWLELLHQDIKCRVSALRRSKKRVRAVVTTELPFLIMKEFPADQENDPNLLINRASRSSTVDNHKNRWMALFNQLEQTLSEEEKQLENWLNQVRELQSHCDRGLQNLSLSSGQNFLQLGMPLHSRAGDALLSDKDFVVRAAAASIYSTCNFLASKENIAFT from the exons ATGGATGTCTCTCGAGGGTTTTCGTTAATTACCAGATCCGACCTAAAG ATCGTAGGCAATGAATTGGATGAAAAGCCCAACGAAAGACAGAGTTTTGTTAAGACAGTTGTTGATTCCGACAAGGGAGCTTTGGTTAAGAGAACTGAAGTGAGAAGTGGACTCTCTGTTTCCAGAAGCGAGAAGTCTTGTTCCACTGATGTTAATTCAGAGTGTGCGAGTTCCAGTAACGATCCGATGAAGCTGTGGGAAGCGATGAAACAAAACGGGTTTCTATCTAACCCTCACGGCGGGGTTTCAGCGTCGTCTTCTCACGGAGGGATACCTGCTCCTCCAAGGAAACGCTGTCGGAGAAGCAAGAGTAATGATGCTACTGATATGGTTAAGAAGAGGAAGGTTGAGGTTGCGAGGAAGGAAGAAGCTGAGAGGTTTGCTAGGTTAGCTGCTCCTAGTGGGCTGCTCAATGAGCTCAACCCTGGGATTATAAACCATGTGAGGAACAAAAGGCAAGTGCTCTCCATCATCCAAAGCATTGTCAAGTCTGATAAAGACTCAATGAGGCATCATAGTAAGAACTTGGAAGACAGCTACTCTATGCACTACCACGAGGAGAAATGTGTAAGTGAAGATAACGATACTAAATCAGGTAAGTACTCGGAAAATGCTAGTTCATTGTCGAGCGAGGAGGCAGAAGGTTTGAATCATGCTAGTGTTCTCACTGTCAAAG CGGCTACAGTAGCGTCTCAATGGTTGGAACTGCTTCATCAGGACATCAAATGCCGTGTTTCAG CTCTTCGCCGTAGCAAGAAGAGGGTCCGAGCAGTTGTGACGACAGAGCTACCTTTCTTAATAATGAAAGAGTTCCCAGCTGATCAAGAGAATGACCCAAATCTACTCATCAATCGAGCTTCGAGGTCTTCAACGGTGGATAACCACAAGAACAGATGGATGGCGCTGTTTAACCAGCTGGAACAAACACTATCAGAAGAAGAGAAACAATTG GAAAACTGGTTAAACCAAGTGAGAGAGCTGCAATCACATTGTGACAGAGGTCTGCAAAACCTGAGCTTGAGTTCTGGTCAGAACTTCTTACAGTTAGGGATGCCGTTGCACTCTAG AGCTGGGGATGCACTTCTCTCAGATAAGGATTTTGTCGTTAGAGCAGCCGCAGCTTCCATTTACTCGACCTGTAACTTTCTAGCATCAAAGGAGAATATAGCCTTTACCTGA